The following coding sequences lie in one Fusarium poae strain DAOMC 252244 chromosome 1, whole genome shotgun sequence genomic window:
- a CDS encoding hypothetical protein (BUSCO:8449at5125) yields MSWPRILKQAHRCSHCAPATEPHLAASLHDITNPFRSRFRGFASQHGNKSSSAACLGKGATYRLSAASTALGKKKAIDRDFIVSVLEVSPTKRDAKGYLQKYTSKNPKSLADAPQFVQGELQQEAVPEASKPPHVAIIKLRVPQEIDDETLGGVANTLSQLRKLGLLSVVVIDCGMDESRMTFQDQTFRLCEAIDRFGEHGARAVDNAFVYSEPSAQEGVSGASSPIDIRVEDPGFLDRILHHRMMPVIPSVVTRDVTRPPQPVDSNQIVLALTRYFAGLQFNSAGEHSKVDTASKPMALVERIILLDPLGATPMTGRPGAAHRFINLQQEYESILKELMGPDGSPLGDGKDLCASTTAHAANLALARDALAMLPHTSSALITTPDAAANLTEIPLKSSGLTGSESGFEMGGMATTRRKKNPLLHNLLTDKPVSSSSLPMARAPTNSGKGKTVGASSGSTLLKKGMPLRLFPHPRQDPWRPPKPGAPRLRLTDKCIDLPRLVHLIEDSFGRKLDVDDYLNRVNENLAGVIIAGDYEGGAILTWEKPQGLDDQAAYEQGRYVPYLDKFAVLRKSQGSGGCADIVFNAMVRGCLPEGVSWRSRKDNPVNKWYFERSLGTKKLPGCNWTMFWTTPKLHIESPVLQDYESVCRGVEPSWADNKHILD; encoded by the exons ATGAGCTGGCCTCGTATTCTGAAGCAAGCACATCGGTGCAGTCATTGTGCGCCAGCTACGGAACCTCATTTGGCAGCATCTCTGCATGATATCACCAATCCGTTCCGATCTCGCTTTCGTGGTTTTGCTTCACAACACGGCAATAAAAGCTCGTCAGCCGCATGCCTCGGCAAAGGTGCTACCTACCGCTTGTCGGCAGCTTCTACAGCCCTTGGTaagaaaaaggctattgACAGA GACTTCATCGTCTCCGTCTTGGAGGTGTCGCCAACGAAGCGAGATGCCAAAGGCTACCTACAGAAGTATACCAGCAAGAACCCAAAGTCCCTCGCAGATGCGCCCCAGTTCGTTCAAGGTGAACTTCAGCAGGAAGCTGTGCCCGAAGCATCGAAACCTCCACATGTTGCCATCATCAAGCTTCGCGTTCCTCAGGAGATCGATGACGAGACTCTTGGTGGAGTAGCGAACACACTATCCCAATTGCGCAAACTAGGCCTCTTGAGCGTGGTGGTGATTGATTGTGGTATGGATGAATCCCGGATGACTTTCCAAGACCAGACTTTTCGGCTCTGTGAGGCCATTGATCGATTTGGAGAGCATGGTGCTCGCGCTGTCGACAATGCGTTTGTATATTCAGAGCCCTCTGCGCAAGAAGGTGTATCAGGAGCATCATCACCCATTGATATTCGAGTCGAAGATCCTGGCTTTCTTGACCGCATCCTGCACCACCGGATGATGCCGGTTATTCCTTCAGTTGTCACTCGTGATGTCACCCGGCCACCTCAGCCTGTTGACTCAAATCAAATTGTGTTGGCACTTACCCGATACTTTGCTGGCCTGCAGTTTAATAGTGCTGGAGAACATAGTAAGGTTGATACTGCTTCGAAGCCAATGGCTCTGGTGGAGAGAATCATCCTTCTCGATCCGCTTGGAGCAACACCCATGACTGGGCGACCTGGAGCAGCTCACCGGTTCATCAATTTACAGCAGGAATACGAGTCGATCCTCAAGGAGCTTATGGGACCGGATGGATCTCCTCTTGGAGATGGCAAAGACCTTTGCGCCTCAACTACGGCCCACGCTGCGAATTTGGCTCTGGCCAGAGACGCACTAGCGATGTTGCCGCACACATCGTCAGCTCTCATTACTACACCCGACGCTGCAGCGAACCTTACTGAGATCCCACTCAAGTCTTCCGGACTGACAGGATCCGAGTCTGGATTTGAGATGGGCGGCATGGCTACAACTCGGCGCAAAAAGAACCCACTGTTGCACAACCTTCTCACAGATAAGCCTGTGTCCTCGTCGTCTCTGCCTATGGCGCGCGCTCCAACCAACTCTGGAAAGGGGAAAACTGTGGGCGCATCTTCGGGCTCAACTCTGCTAAAAAAGGGCATGCCCCTTCGACTATTTCCACACCCTCGACAGGATCCATGGCGTCCGCCCAAGCCCGGGGCACCTCGTTTGCGCTTGACTGACAAGTGTATTGACCTTCCTCGACTGGTCCATTTGATTGAAGACTCATTCGGCAGAAAATTAGACGTTGATGACTATCTCAACAGAGTAAATGAAAACCTCGCTGGCGTCATCATTGCCGGTGATTATGAGGGTGGAGCTATTCTAACCTGGGAGAAGCCTCAGGGCTTGGATGATCAGGCTGCTTACGAACAAGGCCGCTATGTGCCCTACTTGGATAAATTTGCTGTCCTGAGGAAGAGTCAAGGCAGTGGTGGCTGCGCTGATATTGTTTTTAACGCAATGGTACGGGGCTGTCTTCCTGAAGGCGTATCTTGGCGAAGCCGGAAGGACAACCCTGTCAACAAGTGGTACTTTGAGCGATCTTTGGGGACCAAAAAACTACCAGGTTGCAACTGGACAATGTTTTGGACAACACCAAAGTTGCATATCGAAAGTCCTGTGCTACAAGATTACGAGTCTGTATGCAGAGGAGTAGAGCCTTCTTGGGCAGATAACAAACACATCTTGGACTAA
- the CTF1ALPHA gene encoding Cutinase transcription factor 1 alpha (TransMembrane:2 (o546-562i569-587o)~BUSCO:3805at5125): protein MDVDMSSGSGTPQVQPQAQHQQQQGESQISSTPAPPASITSTSTSAGGVSFRRQRASRACEVRCDAASLGVPCTNCVAFQIECRIPNPKRKKTQGSGSQTNKDSDSDRGDGTEDPSPRPVAPPSTASLTPRAPSVYHSNSGTPPTAWTEAQARKEEVDNGTYLDIVMKPKFTRAPITEAGRVAYLGESSNLTLLVHDRQGSADVVHYPLPENVRGSRARLTELDNIEIDILHQRGAFLLPPRTLCDELIDAYFKWVHPIVPVINRTRFMRQYRDPKNPPSLLLLQSVLLAGTRACNNHQLMDANGSTTPAALTFYKRAKALYDANYEDDRVTIVQSLLLMGWYWEGPEDVTKNVFYWSRVATIVAQGSGMHRSVEQSQLSRADKRLWKRIWWSLFTRDRSVAVALGRPVHINLDDADVEMLTEDDFIEDEADRASEYPPDPIHVQFFLEYVKLCEIMGLVLSQQYSVASKGLKRNAIDLTHSDMALADWLQNCPKMVYWEMPRHHFWSALLHSNYYTTLCLLHRAHMPPGGSSRLPDPSPYPSRNIAFQAAAMITSIVENLAAHDQLRYCPAFVVYSLFSALIMHVYQMKSPVPSIQQVTQDRLRSCMSAMKEISRVWLVGKMVYALFESIMGNKVLEERLQRAEGKRHRNLRQSLSHLEQQQNRQAEATKRKYDDMAIDFSTNTPQPQESYERSRPQTPSAVKTEPTSSMQPPPVTSPNARQSTADTFMGGTNSRPQTRPATPFNPSFSVPPTPPDLYLVTRNSPNLSQSLWENFQPDQLFPDSAAMPAFPNLSPTQTHSNLDHNNMGSMPPGNGQSGIHNPQAGQYQHRGNGMMPQGFQGHTNMWQPNLDPSLPEGQSPDSWSTASGPGQAVPTTLNVEDWFQFFGINGTDPNFNLDVPLG, encoded by the exons ATGGACGTGGATATGTCGTCGGGCAGCGGCACGCCGCAGGTGCAacctcaagctcaacatcagcagcagcaaggagAGTCACAGATCTCATCGACGCCAGCTCCGCCCGCTTCTATTACTTCGACGTCGACATCCGCTGGCGGTGTGAGTTTTAGGAG ACAACGAGCATCGCGTGCATGCGAG GTCCGATGCGACGCCGCAAGCCTTGGTGTGCCCTGCACCAACTGCGTTGCCTTCCAGATTGAGTGCCGTATTCCAAATCCGAAGCGCAAAAAGACGCAAGGCTCTGGGAGTCAAACCAATAAAGACTCCGATAG TGATCGAGGCGATGGCACCGAAGACCCCTCGCCGCGACCTGTGGCTCCTCCAAGTACAGCATCACTCACTCCGCGAGCTCCCTCAGTATACCACTCCAACAGTGGCACTCCTCCTACTGCGTGGACAGAAGCTCAGGCACGTAAAGAGGAAGTCGACAATGGGACCTATCTAGATATCGTCATGAAACCTAAGTTCACGCGCGCCCCTATCACCGAAGCCGGACGGGTCGCATATCTTGGCGAGTCTTCCAATCTCACTCTGCTTGTCCACGACCGCCAAGGGTCGGCGGACGTTGTACATTACCCACTGCCTGAGAATGTACGCGGTTCCCGAGCTCGACTTACAGAACTGGATAACATTGAGATCGATATTCTGCATCAAAGAGGAGCGTTCTTACTTCCTCCACGAACTCTTTGCGACGAACTTATCGATGCGTATTTCAAATGGGTCCACCCTATTGTCCCTGTCATCAATCGTACCCGGTTTATGCGACAGTATCGGGACCCCAAGAACCCCCCATCGTTGCTGCTCCTGCAGTCCGTCCTTCTGGCGGGTACTCGCGCTTGTAATAACCATCAACTGATGGATGCCAATGGCTCAACCACTCCTGCCGCTCTCACTTTCTACAAGCGTGCCAAGGCCTTGTACGATGCCAACTATGAAGATGACCGCGTGACAATTGTACAGTCGTTACTTCTCATGGGCTGGTATTGGGAAGGTCCAGAAGATGTCACCAAAAATGTCTTTTATTGGAGCCGTGTAGCAACTATTGTTGCGCAGGGCTCGGGCATGCATCGGTCTGTCGAGCAGTCGCAACTAAGTCGAGCAGATAAAAGGCTATGGAAACGCATATGGTGGTCTCTTTTCACCCGCGATCGCTCAGTAGCAGTTGCGCTGGGGCGACCCGTTCATATAAATCTGGATGACGCAGACGTTGAGATGCTAACGGAAGACGATTTCATCGAGGACGAAGCAGACCGGGCGAGTGAATATCCGCCAGATCCTATACATGTTCAATTTTTCCTTGAATACGTCAAATTGTGCGAGATTATGGGGTTGGTGCTGTCTCAGCAATATTCGGTTGCGTCCAAAGGACTTAAACGAAATGCCATCGATCTCACGCATAGTGACATGGCTCTGGCCGACTGGCTGCAGAATTGTCCGAAAATGGTTTATTGGGAGATGCCGCGCCATCATTTCTGGTCTGCGTTACTGCACTCGAACTATTATACAACATTATGCCTTCTGCATCGAGCGCATATGCCACCGGGCGGTTCATCACGCCTACCTGACCCCTCACCTTACCCTTCCCGCAATATCGCTTTTCAAGCAGCGGCTATGATAACCTCCATCGTCGAAAACCTCGCTGCCCATGACCAGCTACGGTATTGTCCTGCCTTTGTTGTATACAGCCTATTCTCAGCCCTCATCATGCATGTCTATCAAATGAAGTCACCGGTACCCTCGATTCAGCAGGTAACCCAAGACAGGTTGCGTAGCTGCATGTCAGCTATGAAGGAAATTTCACGTGTTTGGCTTGTCGGGAAGATGGTTTACGCCCTTTTTGAATCGATCATGGGGAATAAGGTACTGGAAGAGCGACTTCAAAGGGCCGAAGGCAAGCGACACCGAAATTTGCGCCAAAGTCTTTCTCATCTAGAACAACAGCAAAATCGACAGGCCGAGGCAACCAAACGAAAATATGACGACATGGCCATCGACTTTAGTACCAATACACCTCAGCCTCAGGAGTCTTATGAGAGATCACGGCCTCAAACGCCGAGTGCTGTCAAGACGGAGCCAACAAGCTCGATGCAACCTCCGCCGGTGACATCTCCAAACGCGAGACAGAGCACAGCCGATACTTTCATGGGAGGCACGAACTCGCGCCCGCAAACTCGGCCAGCAACGCCTTTCAACCCGTCCTTTTCTGTACCACCAACACCCCCCGATCTATATCTAGTGACAAGGAACTCTCCGAACCTGTCGCAATCTCTCTGGGAGAACTTCCAGCCAGATCAGTTGTTTCCTGATAGTGCTGCCATGCCAGCTTTCCCGAACCTGTCTCCAACACAAACACACTCCAATCTTGACCATAACAACATGGGTTCAATGCCGCCAGGTAACGGGCAGAGCGGTATACATAACCCGCAAGCAGGACAGTATCAACATCGTGGGAACGGGATGATGCCTCAAGGCTTTCAAGGACACACCAACATGTGGCAACCTAACCTTGATCCCAGCCTACCAGAGGGACAGAGCCCAGACAGCTGGAGCACTGCATCGGGACCTGGTCAAGCTGTTCCGACAACACTCAACGTAGAGGACTG GTTCCAATTCTTCGGTATTAACGGCACGGATCCCAATTTCAACCTTGACGTGCCCCTCGGTTGA
- a CDS encoding hypothetical protein (BUSCO:28868at5125): MTDRSARPSPHRSSSALASANYSSDTASVRPRNRRLASTLGDDSDTATSREASRSRRGRNIQVHDTTASPSPARSYGLLSALSPTNSRSTSPLPLDRGVSTPHRTNSAANLSNFLNDSLTQSWASIQGFTSSLISGDNVAAKRSQSHNRAGSRPGTWGRDFSSNGSSKKTGGAWGPAPPREPNLNDVGAGSLEEREAALKAAKRAMVLESHDGVNGGLDVSGKHKRRNSDESAPEQSQPEEYLVYIHKVEPNDTYAGLILKYQCREDAFRKANGLWTRDSVQVRKWLMIPVDACDIRGRPCDPPSWHNAHGVDLLAPTPAAEENTAVHDDFFSRPTNGTPSATQSAEEERPWAHVRWVKIDSFSQPIEIARVARNAMGYFPPRRKKSIRTISTLSTPRQSLDLYSNPPGSTGNSSRRRSSLGHRPQLSNTVMSSPVRGGGTISETGESLPAWMRRPGGVGSMGMSTRAPGPDKDYLTTWTKKHLPGLTLEGVPSMSIMGSETAHFGFKSGESSSIVENPTGEGQDASSTQQGNGLDKAAAAVETWLRGALARKPSSQLERIRGLPEGRPERNGDLIELTDTGSDDGGPSTGVPSGLMEALQITSSGRNEPEGGIRGRLAVKGGKDD; encoded by the coding sequence ATGACCGACCGCTCTGCGCGGCCGTCGCCGCATCGGTCTTCATCGGCACTAGCATCCGCCAACTATTCCTCAGACACTGCCTCTGTTCGCCCACGAAATCGACGTCTTGCTAGCACACTCGGCGATGACAGTGATACCGCTACCTCCCGCGAAGCCAGCCGCTCCCGCCGTGGCCGCAACATCCAAGTCCACGATACCACAGCTTCCCCCTCGCCTGCACGAAGTTACGGCCTCTTGTCAGCTTTGAGTCCTACAAATAGCCGTTCGACAAGTCCTCTCCCCTTGGATCGAGGAGTCTCCACTCCTCACCGAACCAACAGCGCAGCCAATCTTAGCAACTTCTTAAACGACTCATTAACACAGAGCTGGGCTTCTATCCAAGGGTTTACCTCTTCTCTCATATCAGGCGACAATGTGGCAGCAAAGAGGAGTCAATCCCATAATCGAGCAGGCTCTCGACCTGGAACATGGGGAAGGGACTTTTCTAGTAACGGTAGCTCGAAGAAGACAGGTGGTGCTTGGGGCCCCGCGCCTCCCAGGGAACCGAATCTGAATGACGTGGGTGCTGGATCCCTAGAAGAGCGTGAAGCGGCTCTGAAAGCTGCGAAAAGGGCCATGGTACTGGAAAGCCACGATGGTGTCAATGGGGGACTGGATGTCAGTGGGAAGCATAAACGCCGAAATTCTGACGAATCTGCACCAGAGCAGTCTCAGCCTGAGGAGTACCTGGTCTATATCCACAAAGTCGAGCCCAATGACACTTATGCAGGCTTGATATTGAAATATCAATGCCGCGAGGATGCCTTCAGAAAGGCAAACGGACTCTGGACACGAGATAGCGTCCAGGTGCGCAAATGGCTCATGATTCCAGTCGACGCTTGCGATATTCGTGGGCGACCTTGTGATCCACCATCATGGCACAACGCACATGGTGTCGATCTACTTGCCCCGACGCCCGCTGCTGAGGAGAATACAGCAGTTCACGATGACTTCTTCAGTCGACCAACTAATGGAACGCCATCGGCCACCCAATCAGCCGAAGAAGAGAGGCCGTGGGCGCATGTGCGCTGGGTTAAGATTGACTCGTTCTCACAACCAATAGAGATTGCGCGGGTTGCGCGGAATGCTATGGGCTACTTTCCGCCTCGACGAAAGAAGAGTATTAGGACTATTTCAACTCTCTCAACACCCCGGCAAAGTCTGGACCTATACAGCAACCCGCCTGGATCCACGGGTAACTCGTCTCGTCGCCGAAGCTCTCTTGGTCACCGGCCGCAGCTCTCTAATACTGTCATGTCAAGCCCAGTACGAGGCGGAGGTACGATCAGCGAGACCGGTGAATCTCTACCCGCTTGGATGCGTCGGCCCGGAGGTGTGGGCTCCATGGGTATGAGTACACGAGCCCCTGGGCCAGACAAAGATTATCTTACTACATGGACTAAGAAGCATCTGCCTGGGCTCACGCTTGAGGGTGTCCCCTCCATGTCTATCATGGGTTCAGAAACAGCCCATTTTGGTTTCAAATCGGGTGAATCATCAAGCATTGTGGAAAACCCCACAGGTGAGGGACAAGACGCCAGCTCAACACAACAGGGCAACGGGCTAGATAAGGCCGCCGCCGCTGTAGAAACTTGGCTTAGGGGCGCTCTTGCACGCAAACCAAGCTCGCAACTGGAAAGGATACGCGGACTGCCCGAGGGAAGGCCTGAACGGAACGGTGATCTGATAGAGTTGACTGATACCGGTAGTGATGATGGGGGACCTTCAACAGGAGTCCCGTCCGGCCTGATGGAGGCCCTGCAGATTACGAGTAGTGGTCGAAACGAGCCCGAAGGAGGCATTAGAGGAAGGTTAGCAGTCAAAGGTGGCAAGGATGATTAA
- a CDS encoding hypothetical protein (TransMembrane:2 (o6-25i37-57o)) produces the protein MAQGYAVFIGLIVIAVLCVASWFFAPKGENQVLWRSSAILAIVSCYLMWAITFLAQLHPLIAPRKSGIREEYLD, from the exons ATGGCTCAAGG ATACGCCGTCTTTATTGGCCTCATTGTCATCGCAGTCCTTTGCGTGGCATCCTGGTTCTTCGCTCCCAAGGGAGAAAACCAAGT ACTCTGGCGATCTTCTGCCATCCTAGCCATCGTGAGCTGCTATCTCATGTGGGCTATTACGTTCCTCGCCCAGCTCCATCCCCTTATCGCGCCCAGAAAAAGTGGCATTCGCGAAGAATATCTCGATTAG
- a CDS encoding hypothetical protein (TransMembrane:4 (i84-103o130-152i173-196o216-237i)): MPICIECRHPVKTLWTAYSGAGDKASGHNIRLTVCRNCGCFCDKYVEHDFVVLFIDLVLIKPQVYRHLLYNTLMRDDDRLDPSIIRLGILLLLFDVYLTWARLEKQTVPDALPGASNLGKLAQQPIVLQYLFFLIFCALSTAAFHVSIRFLTSSAFSPLNLLGILPQYTRPNSVSTALLVSSSTKLFPILMVIWDYDVPASARSLGWAVVANNVEALRILLDCGYITACFLAIAGAASRWVVGRGVLLAAGLADVDSIGESGVAADGKALWALLMYAREWAGRLAVG, encoded by the exons ATGCCTATCTGCATCGAATGCAGGCACCCCGTGAAGACGCTATGGACAGCATATTCTGGCGCAGGGGACAAAGCAAGTGGACATAATATTCGGCTTACTGTCTGTCGCAACTGTGGCTGCTTCTGCGACAAGTATGTCGAGCATGACTTTGTTGTTTTATTCATCGATTTGGTTCTTATAAAACCTCAG GTGTATCGACATTTGCTATATAACACGCTCATGCGCGACGATGATCGGCTAGAT CCTTCCATCATCCGTTTAGGTATCCTACTGCTTCTCTTTGATGTGTACTTGACATGGGCACGGCTGGAGAAACAGACAGTGCCTGACGCTCTTCCAGGAGCAAGCAATCTGGGCAAATTGGCACAACAACCAATTGTCCTTCAATATCTTTTCTTCC TAATATTTTGCGCCCTCTCAACCGCAGCATTCCATGTGAGCATACGCTTCCTCACGTCCTCTGCATTTTCACCCCTCAATCTTCTGGGCATCCTGCCTCAGTATACAAGACCAAACTCGGTATCCACAGCTCTTCTggtatcatcatcaaccaagCTATTCCCCATACTCATGGTGATCTGGGATTATGATGTCCCCGCCTCAGCTCGTTCACTTGGTTGGGCTGTCGTAGCAAACAACGTCGAGGCTCTAAGGATTCTTCTCGACTGTGGATATATAACGGCATGTTTCCTCGCGATCGCAGGGGCAGCCTCACGCTGGGTTGTCGGTCGGGGAGTCTTGCTCGCCGCGGGTCTCGCAGACGTCGACTCGATAGGCGAAAGCGGCGTGGCGGCAGATGGCAAAGCACTCTGGGCATTGTTGATGTATGCGAGGGAATGGGCGGGTCGGCTCGCTGTCGGTTAA